In the Populus trichocarpa isolate Nisqually-1 chromosome 1, P.trichocarpa_v4.1, whole genome shotgun sequence genome, ACAAGATTATACctataaaaggaaagaagaaacagTATAAATGATTTCaacaggaaaagaaatgaaaaagaataagaaagatTTCATGTATCATCTTTTCTATtcacagaaaagaaaaatcaactagGAACTACTTCTACCGAAGCCAATGATTCCCTTTCCCAGGAGGCAATGAGTGTGCTTTAGAAACGGGAAGCCTTCTTTGCCATAATTTTTATCCTGCTGACACTGGTATGCCTGTAGGTGGTCTCAATTCCCCGCTAAAATTAGTCGGTGTGGATGCCTTGCGAGCAAGTAAACCAGTGCTTCTTGGAGACAAGTTCACTTGCTCCAAAGCCCGGAACTGGAGTTCTGAAGGGTAGTCCCTGACACAGCTAATCCGAGGTCCAGCTCCTGTTGTCCATTTGCAAGACACCTGACTCCCCAATTGATATGATGTAATTCCTTTCTTAGAGTTAATCCTTTCCATGATTGCTTCATCGGGAATCTTTTCCGCGTCATTCCCTTCTAGTTCTTCATCAAACATGTTATGATTTGGCTCCGAGGAATGCTGTTCTGTACTTTTCAGTCCCTCAACCAATTCACACCTTTCTGGCACTTTGAGAATAGTCAATTTTCTACCAAAGTTGATGAGCTGCCTTGGCTTCTGTTGTTCCAACACAGAAGATGTCTTTTCATCGACAGAATAGGTATTTTCTGGAGTCAAGTCTTGAACTTCCTTAGTTTCTAAATCATTCACTGCATGACTCAAGTCCTCATCTGATGAGTTGTTTCTAAGATGTTTGCAGCTTCTTTGTTTGTAAAGGACTTCATCTTCCCCGTCCGTGGAACATGTCTGCAATATCAGGGAAATAAAAGGCTCAGCAAATGACCTTCTAGTTCTTATCACtacaacaataatttatatcataacaaaagaataaaaatgctgtagttttttttaccttcacaTCTGTGAGATCGACATTGTTTTCTCTGAGGAATGATAGGAAGTCCTTAAAATTTTCTTCTGTAGGCCGATAATGACCACTGTGAGGCCAAACCGCCTgtcaaaaatagaaagaagccATTGTTAACAGATATGTTGCATGTCAGAAGACCATTAACGCAAACAGGAGATTTGCATCAATGCAATGAAAGGATATGTTATAGTTATACCTTAAGAACTCCACCGTCAACAACTAATCTACCAGCAGCAGTTGCAACTCCTCCAGCCAAGAAGCTAGAATGCTGAAACTTGCCTTTCATCTTCTTGCCGACATACAAGGTCTTAGATGTGCTGAGAACAAAAATCCACTTAGCATCTTCTGTGGAGTGGAGAAGCTCCCCTGACTCCTTGTAGACGAGTTTCCCATCCTTGACAACAACTTCATAGGCCTTTCTTTCCATCTGTAAAGTTAAATGTTTATCAGTAAAAGCATTTGGGTTATTAAATAAAGGGCTGAGCACAAAAGTGTTGATGAAAGCTCACCGGACCGAGATACTTGATGCACTGTTGTTGAAGTTTTGAACGAGGGCATTTGTCAAGATTCACTTCCTTGCCTTCTCCTATATCTAACCTGCAGTTGCATATGCAAGTTTAAATTCGAATCCATGGTGTCCagtatcaaaattttaaataccCAAGTAAAATTGATCAAAGAATCTTACCAGTAAAAAAAGGGTTCTCTGCTTTTAGATTGAAGCCATTTAAGGTAATAGAAATGAAGATTATGCCCATATCGATGCCGTGGATCAATCTGTTTTAAACAAGATATAATAAAGATTAAGAATCAGTAAGAGTGGTCGAAGAGCAATGATTAACTAATATCATTTCCATAGAAATCCTTTATTTGACTTACCGCTTCAAGCCAGTGTTGTAAAGAAAGTTTTTGTGCTTTGTCATTCTTTGATAAACCTTTTCCGACCTTTGCGGCCCTTGTTCTTGCTCTTGACCATCGAGAAATGGCAGATTCATGTTTCTCAATGTCAAAGAATGAAATAGAACTCTGCTTGAGCTCTGCAAAATCTAAGAGTTTCCACCTGAGATTATAACAACTAATTTTGTTAGAACAAGGTTGTACATCCTTacattttttgtaaaaaaaagacCAGGATTAGTAAGTACTCATCAATAGATACATACCAGCTCTGCTCAACAAGAACTGCACAATCTGCAAGCTTTCTCCTGGTTCGGAAGCTTTTATACACCTTCTGCAATTTTACAGCAGCCTCGTGTTTGGGGCTTTTGGGATTAAAAATTGCCGACTTTCGAATCATCTCTAAACTGTCATCTGACATTAGGGGCTGGTTATCCATCTCTTTGCTGTTTATACTAACTGACTTTGTGGAGgcatctttttctttgtccagTGGAGAAGCTCTAATAGACATCATTCTTTCCAATTCCCCCCCTTTAAAACTAACTGATCTTTCCACTACCATCTTCCCAGAACCTAAAGATTTCGATATTGCAGGCTCATAATCTTGATCACCAAAACTAATCATCCGTACTGGAGTTTTGGCTTCATCATCTCCAAAGCTAATAGACTTTACAATAACAGATTCCAAGCCAGTATCCACATCACTGTACTTGGAAAATGGGCAGGAAGAGGATATCCCCATTCAAGAAGGGTCCAGTAATCTGTATTATCTTAATTCCTGTTCAAACAAAAGCAATACACAGAAGCTTAAACCAAATGCAGAAATCTCAGAACACTCATGTTCTCTTCTTAGCATTGTCTAACAAGGTAAATGATAGAAATACCAGGAGTCCAATACCACGTCACAATAAGAACAAGCTAGAGGCTACAGATTATAGAAACAGGGCAGGGTTTTAACTATGAAGAAGAATTTAACATAGCAGAAAACAACTCCATGGATCTGCAAAaccctttaaccaaaaaaagaaaacattttgcaaacccaaaataaattcttgaatcAAACCCAAAATTCTAAACAAGCACACGGTCACATTACCATGATAGCCACGTAACCATGATAGCCAAAAATGatctacaaaaacaattttcaagaaAAGGTCTTAAAAAGATAACAACAATCACATTACCATGATCGCCACCATGTAATCAAGACCCAAAAATGGCCAAGACCACAACTTTAGAACGCTGTCATCAAGAATGAAAAAGGACCAAAAATTTACCATTGCAGCAAATCAAcagcaatgaaaataaaaaaagaatcccaAGAAAATCAGAAGGGAGTGTTACCTTGAATTGTGGATAAACCAAATATGGGAAAGAAAATCCGGGTAAAAAGGGGTCAgcttatttgaattttgatgatatttctCACTTGTTCTTGAGAAAGAGGGaaaaagaggggagagagatCTGAAGCTTTCAAAGGTGAAAACAACAAACACAGAGAGAATAAAAGTTATGCTGTGATGGAGGAATGTATATATAGGCATGAGGCAGCAGACATGGAAAGTGAGAGTCTTTTAAGACATAGATAGATAcatttaagagagagagagagagtggcaGTCAGTCAGTCTTCCGTTTCCGACCACGTGGTGGACTGCTTATGTTAGAACACTGGAGGTTTCGTTCAAGATTTCCCTTTAGGTGGGACAAAGAATAGATAggttctcttttttgttttctacataAGGATTAAGATAGATAATCTCGTGTTGCAAGTCTTAGGCAATTTATTAAaggaaattttatattttagttaatGCTAACCATATTTCTTAACTGTGTGAACCATGCAGAAGACTAACTGTACTTGTTAAATTTAGTcgggtttgaaaaaaattattaaattatttatttttttatttattaaaaaaactattggtGTTCATCTGGTTATGTTTTCTCATATTAGTTGAAATCActacaaatttaataatatcaatcgTGTTCTAACAAGTTAATATCTTAtctgattcaataaaaaatatagtctaggttttgaattctaaatttatcTCATCAATCatcaaacatttaaaatattttttatttaaaaatatattaaaataataatatttttttattttttaaaatatatttttaatatttacacatgatttaaaaaataaaaaaaattaaaaatttacaaaattttaagTAAACAGGGTTAGAAACCCCAGTAGTAAATGATCATGGATATTGAATATCAACTCGTACAATAGTTACAATTTAAGTAGCATAAAATTTTCTAGTATAATTaggctattaaaaaaaaacaaaaaaaaaagattagcaTCCCAACTTTTACTTCCTTGGACGTTTTCCGGGGACATGTAGGTGGCATCAAGTTTGATGCTGGAATGTGGGATCTATACTGTGGGAAAATGCCGAGTGATTTCTATCAAGCAAAACCAAGACTAACATCACATTTTTTCCTAGAAACGAGCTTACTTTTCACCAATAaaagtcatttatttttctttttatgttactaaaaaattcattaagtTCATTATGTTactataaataatcaaaatctgAATATATCATAATTTGCTTGAaagtataattatataaaaaaaatttatcacaccaaaaaattataagaattatctcttttattaaaaaaaaacagagataattacaaaaatccTCCTCTTGTTTGATCTGAATTTCACTTTTCCTCTATATTTTCATAAAGTATACTTTTTATCATGTAGTTTATATGTTTAATAACAGTTTACATCCTCaacaatgtattttatttgaattttatgtttaatctaggatataaagtgtaatttataaaatgatagAGGGAATATGAAATTTAGATCAAACTATATGAcggtttttataattatttaaaaaaaatatttctttaaatatattgtaAATACATTTATGATGCTCTTATCTATGTCTATCTCTCTTACATGTTGTAAATATACAATAATTATAGTTTGATTATCGTAAAATttctgaagaaaaaacaaacaagaaaatttaatatCGCAGATTTTACTTCTGCGGACATTTTCTTGGACATGTAGGTGACATAAAGTTTTGATGGAGGGAAAATGTTAAGTGATTTCTTCTATGTTACCCTTTTCTCAAGCAAAACGAAgacaaaaacatcaaacattttccaagaaaaagagCTTACTTTTCTCCCATACAAGTCGATGTcacagataattttttttttcatgcatgaaAGTGAGAGATTGGACTTGTTCTTTTATATACAGGATATGCTCAGCAGACATGTCATCGAACAATATACAGGAAGTTATTTGCTTAACTTCCAAGCTTTTCATTTACCACTAATCAGTATTTTCAACTATTCTTTATCTAACTAGAATGAAAAAGAAGTGTGTATGATATTGTTGTTAATTTAGAGTGATTTTTATAAGTATTTGTCAATTgaaaatgtattgaaatatttttcatgattttttttattttttatatcaatacatctattaaaatcatcaaaaaacacataaaaaatatcaatttaatttttttaagtaaaaattactttgagAAACTTGTTATAACACAAAACACTCACTTAATCAAGCCTTGTTCAaggtaattaaaaatatatataaaatgtttttggatagaatatttttttttattattaacgtgggtgtccgggtcagcttacgcgcacctcgactaatcccacggaccttgaagttaacgaccatataagcctccagtgactatcatattagcaatcacatgGCTTGAACTTGAGaccataaataaaacaaacttcTTGGTTCTAAACTTTTACTACGATGCCACCTATTATATAGTTAATTAGGGTGGATTTGGTAGATTGCGTGTGGAATATTTTGGATGAAttgttcaaaattttatttattacaacaaattagtattgttttttatttttggtagaaAGTGAAAACTCAAGATGATGACGGAAACTTCCATGCATTCTTCTTGAACGATCCACTAGTTGACGATTGAATATCCCAAAAGAGGGATTCTTGATAGGCTAATACAAACAAAAAGTCCTTGTAAAGTTTAAACCTTGCTTTTagtttaatctttaaaatactAATTATCACAAGCAATAGAGCTTTTTGGTGGTGGGCacttaaaatccaaaaatattatctgtcccaagattttattatattaggAGGATTGTGCGCATGTATTTTGAGGgaacaatttaatataatacaCTGCCTTAATTATACCctacaaataaatacaattatGGAAGTTTTACGATTATTTCTCTAAATTTAATTTCCATTTCATTTCATGTTGCTATTATTTAGCAGGTGTTTGTTTAATGTTTCGAGATAGaagatataaaaacatatatatatttaattgaaaaaattaaaaaaaaaacctaaaatatcaaataaatatgtttttgaaacaGTTATGGAATggattttgtatatttttttcatcctgagacaataatcaaataatactttatatttctttaaaactccaagatcttttttttccttcaatttatttttaataatttgcaatttcaactacataaaaaattattaaagtctTGAGCTTTTGATgacatttttaatttgtaagttGTGGGTTCAAAACAAGGGTAACATTATAAAAATCCTACTAGTAAGttcctttctttcttaaattatttttattaagataacATATATAATTAGCACTAGCTAAATAtgacatttctttttctaattttgaaattatagatATAGAACCTTCTTTAATAGTTAGAAAGAGTTTGGTGCCCCCACGAAAATTGGTGTTGTCTTAATCATAATCATATAAGAAAGTGATATAATTGAATGCTACCATGCCTAATTACGTGATCAAATGATCCCACATAGATTAATTATGTTATAAATTAACTATATCtacaaataaatatcaaattaaacaagaacGGTCTCAAacccttttttctttcccttaacGACCTAGCATGcacaaatcaatattatttttcaaaactatatatGCTTTAGTGAAATCAtcatactatatatataaagttaaggcaATGGTGCTTACACATTGATTTTCTGACTTTCAATCTACAAATAAGCAAGCATCAAATGTGAGAAATGTTTCATATCCAAGCCTTTACACTTCACTCCTATACACATAAATATTCTAGGCTTAGATTTGgattaacatttatttaatattaatgcaaAGTACATATCACGcgtaga is a window encoding:
- the LOC7457705 gene encoding IQ domain-containing protein IQM2 — encoded protein: MGISSSCPFSKYSDVDTGLESVIVKSISFGDDEAKTPVRMISFGDQDYEPAISKSLGSGKMVVERSVSFKGGELERMMSIRASPLDKEKDASTKSVSINSKEMDNQPLMSDDSLEMIRKSAIFNPKSPKHEAAVKLQKVYKSFRTRRKLADCAVLVEQSWWKLLDFAELKQSSISFFDIEKHESAISRWSRARTRAAKVGKGLSKNDKAQKLSLQHWLEAIDPRHRYGHNLHFYYLKWLQSKSREPFFYWLDIGEGKEVNLDKCPRSKLQQQCIKYLGPMERKAYEVVVKDGKLVYKESGELLHSTEDAKWIFVLSTSKTLYVGKKMKGKFQHSSFLAGGVATAAGRLVVDGGVLKAVWPHSGHYRPTEENFKDFLSFLRENNVDLTDVKTCSTDGEDEVLYKQRSCKHLRNNSSDEDLSHAVNDLETKEVQDLTPENTYSVDEKTSSVLEQQKPRQLINFGRKLTILKVPERCELVEGLKSTEQHSSEPNHNMFDEELEGNDAEKIPDEAIMERINSKKGITSYQLGSQVSCKWTTGAGPRISCVRDYPSELQFRALEQVNLSPRSTGLLARKASTPTNFSGELRPPTGIPVSAG